A section of the Oryza sativa Japonica Group chromosome 1, ASM3414082v1 genome encodes:
- the LOC4325429 gene encoding nuclear pore complex protein NUP98A, which produces MMSSSSSWSTPSFGLARESSSLLFTPGLVQHMGPNPSSSWSTPAHPVSDSPTFSFPTPFFCEPAKGSRVYAYTKTADDLPHKHTLSISAMPAYISKSHEELRHEDYQRGDKGGDGLQKIMVNSAPVPPMPMLSSVGAPVNMINSSQPAFSLKSKTNFSTPFSPAATADQQSAQLQFSTQNHYYTSNPFWPAPIGLVRPCSSTGLQSSTPGLNCTGITSFPFLPTKQPSVGTQSSTLFPTTFVHPSVELQKNASTHCASSQTAPCTTHGGILFGTAANTVSLTTSSTEPTTSSLGPTSCPATRHGDAPSTGFACQENVFSNSAAYTSTINADVPTNTIDLLLPNNIRLVRLRFSSTNDGNGSVASEVHCHHDAKTSETPISLCIYPGENQELIIKSMVQPAKSHTGKQSSPTGGHPDDQSGRSKVCNSAAGLPSSGPGENQKGNSSAGHKTPKSPLAAPRCEAIAESVLPRLYSADYYTVPSIVELAVGERDEPGYCSHVKGFTVGRHGYGSVKFDGETDWRRLDIGSIVEFNEREIIVYRDVSNTPPVGQELNKPAEVTLLNVKCVEQKNGLQFTEGPAVDRYKEILVQWTKDHGAEFVSFDAAKGEWKFRVKNFNM; this is translated from the exons ATGATGAGCTCTTCTTCGTCCTGGTCTACCCCAAGCTTTGGGTTAGCCAGGGAATCCTCTTCATTGTTGTTTACACCTGGCCTTGTGCAACACATGGGTCCTAATCCATCGTCATCTTGGTCCACCCCTGCTCATCCAGTCTCTGATAGTCCCACGTTTTCTTTCCCCACGCCATTTTTCT GTGAGCCTGCGAAAGGCAGCAGGGTCTATGCTTATACCAAGACTGCTGATGATCTTCCTCATAAGCATACACTATCAATTTCTGCAATGCCAGCATACATAAGCAAATCCCATGAGGAGCTTCGACATGAAGATTATCAGAGAGGAGACAAAG GCGGTGATGGCCTGCAGAAAATTATGGTTAATTCAGCTCCTGTACCTCCCATGCCCATGTTATCATCTGTTGGAGCTCCAGTTAATATGATCAATTCAAGTCAACCTGCTTTCAGTTTGAAGTCCAAAACAAATTTCAGTACTCCATTTTCACCAGCAGCAACTGCTGATCAACAATCTGCACAGCTACAGTTCTCAACACAAAATCACTATTATACTTCCAACCCATTTTGGCCTGCCCCAATAGGATTGGTGCGACCATGTTCATCAACAGGACTGCAATCTTCCACGCCAGGTCTAAACTGTACCGGCATCACATCATTTCCATTCCTGCCCACAAAGCAACCGTCTGTGGGAACCCAATCATCAACTTTATTTCCTACCACTTTTGTGCATCCATCCGTGGAGTTGCAAAAGAATGCCTCCACCCACTGTGCTAGCTCACAGACTGCTCCTTGTACGACACACGGAGGAATTCTATTCGGCACGGCTGCAAATACAGTCTCATTAACTACATCATCTACT GAGCCAACCACATCATCCCTTGGTCCAACCTCATGCCCTGCTACTCGACATGGAGATGCACCTTCTACTGGATTTGCATGTCAGGAAAATGTATTCAGCAACTCAGCGGCATATACATCTACT ATAAATGCGGATGTTCCCACGAATACCATAGATTTGCTACTTCCAAATAACATCCGGCTGGTAAGGCTTAGATTTTCTTCAACAAATGATGGTAATGGAAGTGTTGCTTCAGAG GTTCATTGTCATCATGATGCTAAAACTTCAGAAACACCCATTTCTTTGTGCATATATCCTGGAGAGAACCAAGAGCTGATTATCAAATCAATGGTGCAGCCTGCTAAGAGTCACACTGGGAAACAATCTAGTCCAACTGGTGGTCATCCAGATGATCAAAGTG GTCGCAGCAAAGTATGCAACAGTGCTGCTGGTCTGCCATCGTCAGGACCTGGTGAGAATCAGAAGGGGAATAGCAGTGCTGGTCACAAGACACCAAAGTCTCCACTGGCTGCTCCTCGTTGCGAAGCGATAGCGGAGTCTGTACTGCCTCGCCTGTACAGCGCCGATTACTACACCGTGCCATCTATTGTGGAGCTCGCCGTGGGAGAGAGGGACGAGCCAGGCTATTGCTCACATGTGAAGGGCTTCACGGTCGGCAGGCATGGCTATGGCAGCGTAAAGTTTGATGGAGAAACTGATTGGAGAAGGCTTGATATTGGATCCATCGTGGAGTTCAATGAGCGTGAGATTATTGTGTACAGAGATGTGAGCAATACGCCGCCTGTTGGGCAGGAACTCAACAAGCCTGCTGAAGTCACTCTTCTGAATGTCAAGTGCGTCGAACAGAAGAATGGGTTGCAGTTCACAGAGGGGCCGGCAGTTGATAGGTACAAGGAGATTTTGGTGCAGTGGACAAAGGACCATGGCGCAGAATTTGTGTCATTTGACGCGGCCAAGGGAGAATGGAAGTTCAGGGTTAAGAATTTCAATATGTAG